The following DNA comes from Mya arenaria isolate MELC-2E11 chromosome 11, ASM2691426v1.
tcagacactgaaacaaacaattgtccTCTATATATATAGAGTATGTTGATCTTACCATCAACCTTCTTGACTTTGACCAGCTTTTCCTGGACAGTTTGTCTATAGCCcttctctgtgttatttagGGTTTCTTCCAGCGGATTCCCGACAAATACTAGATCCTCGAGGCACGGAAGGTCCGCCTAGAAATTGGGGGAAAGAGGAAATTCGTTTGTGGAATATTTACAGTGACAATGATTTTAAATCTTATGAAATATTCTGCAGATCAAAAGTTTGTCATTTAAACTTCCACAGTTATTaagatttaaaagttatcaaTGACGAGGTTtgcaacattgttaacatttacatttttatgattGTTAACCTCGAAATCTTCACTGCTCTGAAAGTTTCATATATGGACACACTTAAGATCAAATTGaccaaaaagataaaaaattgCTTCCAAAAACCGTTAAAAATAGATGGTAGCTTTTGGCGCATTTCTTCTTTGAAGAGTATTCAACACATAGCAATGGGACTTCCTAGGAATTCTTAATGACTTAAGTTGAGATTCACCAAGTACTTCTTATGAACGTTTATGAATAGAACTTAAGATAAATGAAATTCCTATCTTAAGTTGATACAGGtgtcatttttcttaagaaaaacttaagttttatgaatacggcccctgaaGTACTTCTTACAAATTTTGAGATGAGTATGTATGATTATAAagctgcagccaattgtattaaaatggTTAAGTTTTGGATATGTCAAGGTTAttatttggtcaatatttatcctaAAATAACttctaaccaatcaaatcaatTTTGATGAGTCATCCAACTAAGTCATTCTGTGCACAACTGATTGAAGTTTTATGTAACTGGATGTGGGTCACTAATAATCGAATTTAACTCTATTGATATAACAATAAACggtcatttaaatttaaaagttgaGATAAAATCACTCACCAGCTTGGAAAATTCTCCCATGTCCTTCACTTCATTATTTGACATAAACAACACCTGGAGAATAGAAATGTTAAACAGTGTGTGAAtgccacgtgataaattatgtcataaatggcAATATTccaatgaagactttaaacaaagccTTTATGATTTAAGAGATGTAAAAATTTcgaaacagaaaaaatgcagcTTCCACATTTTGAAGTAAGGCCATCGACATCTGACAATTAACAAAAGTTGACTTGATTTGCTATACATATAAAactttgaatgtttaatttaaattatgacaGAAATAATATGCATTTGAACATGTATTACTGACAACTTCAACACTATTaatgtctgtttgtttgttttttcagttaaaaaaggGCATAACACAACAAATATTCAACTCGGAGTTATGGGCTTTGCTATGCATGattgtattgtctctggcaacaacTGTACCATGTTTCAATTAAAGCCCTTAAATGTTTTTTACGTTATGGCTAAGGTTAAAGGTTTGCACTACAACAATGGTGACACCAAGTCTACGACAATATCCCAGTCATTTGACTAAATTCCTTTGTCCAAACAAAAagactaaataaaaaaataattttaccttCAACTTTTTGAGGACGTTTATTCCTTTAAGTTTCTCAATTCTGTTGTATGAAATCCACAGCTCAGTCAATGTATCACCAACTGCCTCCTGctcagaaaaaacaacatgaatgaGTGACTGCAATGCAACACATAATAGTTGGAGCATATATAGAGGGGAAATTCCCTGTTTGACGCCAGCTCACCCATCGCAGACCCAACCAATGGCACattccaatttaaaaaaaacccaggaATTATGGTTGTCCAGCTAGCACAGTGGTTAGCAAAGTGCTTCTCACCTAGATGACCTGGGTTCAATCACTGGCCTGGgagcatgtgagtttggtttgaggtcaccaagcctgacaagtgggtttcctctggGTACTCTGTTTTACCCACAGttacacaagaccacactctcgtgtaaCATCATACCAACAAGAGCgattgatataatgttgtaataacttgtttcacaatcgttgtaaaacaaataagtttaaactaacaacatggtttaaaatgtattgGTGGAGGTTGTTCACATCAGATCTCCAGAAAGCAAACCTTCAAATTAGATAAACCTGATTTCATACTGACTGTAATTACAAATGGCAGTGACATCAGCCCAAACTCTAAATATATGTAAGTCTGCTCTGAGTATTCAACAAAGCAATACCTGCCCTTTATCATTCTGCAACAGCCTAAAGGTTGCTACTCACCAGTCCAGTTAAAGACTTGATATTGTTTCTCCCAAGCGACAAGATCCTCAGGTTCTCTGAAACACATTATTTctaatgtttaaaatactgcACAAAGGATTACTGACACTaggtaaataaaaaacaatagtttACTAGTATTGACAATTTGGAAATATAAAGCAATAATTAACTCATTTGATAATTATCTCATTGGATATTACTTGCAATGTTGTAATCAAATTCAACCGGTTTTGCTTTTTCTAAATACCGTAGTACAAAATGAgcagttttaaatataatacatgccatttataaacataataattttctCCATCAATtctcaaaatacatgtttaaaattataaatgaaaacaaattatacttACTCAAACCATTTAAGTTTGCAATCTTTTCAATACAGTTTGTTGAGAGAGACAGCTGTCTGTAATTAATAAAGCAGGTAAAACAGGGTAGTATATAACCTACTACAGCAGCATACTCAATAGAATATAACCTATTAATCGGAACACCACTACCATGTTCCTTTCAAACAACCTCGGAGgatgtatataaatgtacttAACATGAAACAATGTTAAGAAAAAGTTGCGTTTCTTATGACTTGACACTTTGGAATcttaatgatttataaaataatatacttcactgggAAATAATCTGAAATAATCTGAACTTTATAAGTTATAGAAATTACTATTTAAAACAGTGCaattgattaatattataattatcaattaaacaaattattttttctatgcaCCGACTTATATGAAAGGCTCTTCATATGGCAGAAATGGCTGAGGTGTTCTGATTATGTAAGCCTATGAAATGACTGATCAACATGCATTATTTAAGTATAATGATATAAGTCATCATATTTTGGAGTGCAGATTAcagaaatatgattataaaacatTCTTAGTCAGTCAGCAAATATTGTAATAAAGTAATTCCTTATCTAGACTAAGTAAggaaatatcatttgttttgcAAGTCTTGATTatagtttattttgattttcaaaaaataggGTAAGTATAAGTATATTACTTACGTGCATTTTACAAGCGTGGAGAGGGAGGCATCCATTTTTTCAACTGGTGGCAACTGGCTTATTAGACTGACAACTTCAGCATCACAAGCCTTACAGCCTTCCTTTTCTTCCTGAAATAAGCATAAGTTTAGATGTTGAAGTTTTAGATATTGCACCTAGGGCAAGCATATCATATTCTTAGTAACTGATTGAGTAGCAAATATAGGTTGGATTTTTTTCCGCTAAATAACAGCTAgtcagaaaataatataaaattcacacattcattgaaatattttgttctgaTTTATGCCATCTGTATAGGGATATCAAACTTCTTAACCTAATCTGTATATAGGGTAATATCTATACCTCctatttttaactttgttttatttaacttttccGTTTCTTTTACAACcattaataacattattgtaGATTGACACACAAATGTCTAGGTCCCCAGCAGGGGTTTGGGTTTGACATTAATGGAAGATAGATACTAAGATATTATAATATAGATGCTATTTACAACACAagtctatctatctatctatcttgcTATTACGCTGCCATCTTATATTCAAACACCAATAAGATTTACCAGACTAATGTACCCACTATGTTTCAGacaaattaaagtaaaaactgACAAtcacaaattttcattctatccTCACTCAGTTGTACTTTGGAACAGTTTGCCCAATCGTATTGTCACTATCCCCACCCCTGACACATTCAACGTGGCTGTGGCAACCATTAGATAAGCGAGCagtgtttttatccttttaccagttcaccaatcactttttatcatgttacctaaattgtgttctcttttataccctagttctcacttttctgatgtgatttgcctcatcagtgttttattatttttcactaacaagccggcgcgcaccgttcatgtcagtaacactcggaagaggagttgacattaaacagagatagatcggttaccccacccacttctTTGTACATGCATATATTCCTTGTATTTACTTACAAATTTTGCAATCGCGTCCTTGATAGTGGTTCCCTTCGACTGAAACGataattgatatcattatcaatAAACAGGCCTTCatataagcaaaaatatttttatgagaaacaaaacattgataaaaaagaaaagaaaaacactgAAGTACTGACCATTTTTCTTCGTTTCTAATGACAACAATGTATTGGCAAGGTGCCCCGAGATATCGTTTTGGTAAAACTCGTTTTTGAAAACTATGCCCTATTGGTAAAAAAGATGGCGGAAAGTTCAAAGCGAAAAAAGGCAAACACAGGTGAAATTATaaccttaaatatatattacgcTTATAAAACATCAGTAAAAATGAAGTGATTGAATATGTttgtaatttaaacatttaaaggaaGTTTTAACGACCCATGGATTTGTGTACTATACGTGTTTTTATAGGAATCAATAGGTTACACAACACTATTTAAAAGTTGTGAGGCCTCCACTCACTAGTGGACAATATTAGGTATAATATTACAGGAATTTGGTCAAACTCACTTGGCAAGGTTGTTTGGCTTTCAGACTAAATTAATCTACATTCTTTGTCCATTTATTTAAGAGGAAAGAGGCAAGAAACATAACAGATAGTCAACAGACAAAAGTTGACTAGAGAGTAGAATATtagatgaaatatataatatatatattgatttattagaaaatttggtaaaatataatTGACCACTGTCACCAGTATCTATTTCACGGGACTGCAAAAACACTCTAGAAATACACAAAGAATGACTTAAAGTGAAAGAGTCTCTGAATATAGATTAATGTGGCTAATGTATGTCTTAGTTCACCTAAATGGACGTCATTATCTCATAGAGTCTTTGACTATTTTTGTACATGGCAGACTAGTTACAGGGATTcataacaaatttcaaaatgattaacGCTCATTATTGTgggtaatgtttgttttcattaaatcagTGAAATACCTTAGATTCTCTATGTTAGtgtctgtttttttaattgagtttatcaaggtctgcctgCGCATGTGGGCAGTACTATGGCTTGACAGTCCCGCGACACCATCACCCTTTTACCggtaattgtgtttaaatgccataagtgacatgaaataGAAATGATTGTTAAGACTTGAAGAAACTGAGTGAGATGCAAGATATCCGGGTGCAATACCGTAGTAGCTGTTTGccaagagacctcttggttttTAGCTGGACTATTCGAAGagtatggagagctatactactcacccatgcgtcggcgtcacaccttggttaagattttgcatgcaagcacacataggttaatatctcagcaactacttgaggtattgcattgagactttatacagtggtactcaaccatccaacctacttaattaaccaagttagaaaactctaatttgcatttaatgcaaaaaataggcctttattattcaactcagaaattctggttaaggttttgcgtgcaagcacacataggttaatatctcagcaactacttgaggtattgcattgatacttgatccaatggtactcaaccatccaacctacttaattaaccaagtaagataactctagtttgcattaaatgcaaaaaataggcctttattattcaacttagaaattctggttaaggttttgcgtgcaaacacacataggttaatatctcagcaactacttgaggtattgcattgagacttgatacagtGGCACtaaaccatccaacctacttaattaaccaagtaagataactctagtttgcatttatgaaaataataggCCTTCATTATCCgattagaaattctggttaaggttttgcgtgcaaacacacataggttaataactcagcaacttcttgaggttttgcattgagacatgatacaatgatactcaaccatccaacctacttaattaaccaagttagatagctcctgtttgcatttaatgcaagtaattgctctttattattcgacttaaaaattctggttaaggttttgcgtgcaagcacacataggtaaatatctcagcaacaacttgaggtattgcattgagacttgatacaatggtactcaacaatccaacctacttaattaaccaagtaagataactctagtttgcatttaatgtaaataattgccctttattattcaactataatattctggttaaggttttgcatgtagcacacataggttaatatctcaacaactacttgaggtattgcattaagacttaatacaatggtactcaaccatccaacctacttaattaaccaagtaagataactctagtttgcattatattcaaataatggccccttctTTAgtcatagaaattctggttaaggttttgcttgttaccacttttaagtcaatacctcagcgaatacatcatgtattgcattgaaactttaaacacatgctcacaaccatttaaccttcttttttaatcaagtaagataactctatctttcatattataaattttttgcccctttattttgcaacttagaaattctggttaaggtcttgcatgttagcacacataggataatatctcagcaattacttgatgtattgcattgagactttatacaatggtattcaaccacccaaagtaattgaataaccaagttagataactgtatttttcaaataatggccctttattattagactaaaaaattctggttaaaatgttccatgtaaatacatttatcttaatatctcagcacatcatgtattgcattgaaatctaatctaacagtgatccatgcatgtttcgccaaaacttttcaatccttacactgaagaGCGGCGGAAAAGTCaagcgctgtctctgtgacagctcttgtttaacatgctctgtgtaaagcaccgatataTGTGATACAACTTTCCTGAGTTTAACCAGTGCTGAATGAACCATCTAACCagtattattcttttgataCCGAACGCAAGTCAAAAGAGCTGATATCatattttaacgtctttcggtttGACCCGACCAGGATTTGAACCTGTGACCTTCTGCACCGAAAGCAAACATTCTACCACTCATTGGGGCAGTCATGTGTATAAGCCATGGTCTTATATTCCATAAATGCCAGCCACTCTGTCCGCCTCAGCAAAccattgatgatttttttaaatcatataaatttttACGACAAACAAGCGATATTCAAGGATCCCACAACCAGAAGGGTACACGTATTCTGAATCTGCAAGGGTTTAGATGAGGTTTTGGAGCTTGATATGCAAGATGGCGGTGAAACCATGACGAAATAGGATTTTTGTAACCTGTTTTCGCCTAGTAAGTGgtacaaagtatatatttcaaaaatatcatgacACGCATTCGGCTCTACAATTACTATGCCTCACTCGGCTTTCTATGCCCCAGAAGGttggcatattaaaatcacaccgtccttccgtccgtccgtgtgtccggctcaataacttgccacatgtgttccacataccaagaagacgtgtcgcgtgcaagacccgtgcccctacctcaaaggtcaaggtcacacttagtgtttattcacaatggagtgctgcatataggacatagagtataggttgtcgtgtccgggctgtaactttcccttgtatggacagattttaaaataacttgccacatgtgttccacataccaagataacgtgtcgcgtgcaagacccatgtccctacctcaaaggtcaaggtcacacttagtgtttattcacaatggagtgctgcatataggacacagagtataggttgtcgtgtccgggctgtaactttcccttgtatggacagattttaaaataacttgccacatgtgttccacataccaagacgacgtgtcgcgtgcaagacccgtgcccctacctctaaggtcaaggtcacacttagtgtttattcacaatggagtgctgcatataggacatagagtataggttgtcgtgtccgggctgttactttcccatgtatagacagattttaaaataacttgccacatgtgttccacataccaagataacgtgtcgcgtgcaagacccatgtccctacctcaaaggtcaaggtcacacttagtctttattcacaatggagtgctgcatataggacatagagtataggttgtcgtgtccgggctgtaactttcccttgtatggacagattttaaaataacttgccacatgtgttccacataccaagacgacgtgtcgcgtgcaagacccgtgcccctacctcaaaggtcaaggtcacactttgtgtttattcacaatggagtgctgcatataggacacagagtataggttgtcgtgtccgggctgtaactttcccttgtatggacagattttaaaataacttgccacatgtgttccacataccaagacgacgtgtcgcgtgcaagacccgtgcccctacctctaaggtcaaggtcacacttagtgtttattcacaatggagtgctgcatataggacatagagtataggttgtcgtgtccgggctgttactttcccatgtatagacagattttaaaataacttgccacatgtgttccacataccaagataacgtgtcgcgtgcaagacccatgtccctacctcaaaggtcaaggtcacacttagtctttattcacaatggagtgctgcatataggacatagagtataggttgtcgtgtccgggctgtaactttcccttgtatggacagattttaaaataacttgccacatgtgttccacataccaagac
Coding sequences within:
- the LOC128208942 gene encoding dynein axonemal light chain 1-like gives rise to the protein MSKGTTIKDAIAKFEEKEGCKACDAEVVSLISQLPPVEKMDASLSTLVKCTQLSLSTNCIEKIANLNGLKNLRILSLGRNNIKSLTGLEAVGDTLTELWISYNRIEKLKGINVLKKLKVLFMSNNEVKDMGEFSKLADLPCLEDLVFVGNPLEETLNNTEKGYRQTVQEKLVKVKKVDGVPIIRDNDDED